From the Primulina tabacum isolate GXHZ01 chromosome 3, ASM2559414v2, whole genome shotgun sequence genome, one window contains:
- the LOC142540113 gene encoding putative clathrin assembly protein At5g57200: protein MESFRKAYGALKDSTTVGLAKVNSEFKDLDIAIVKATNHVEYPPKERHVRRIFAAVSISRPRADVAYCIHALSRRLGKTRNWIVAIKTLIVIHRTLREGDQSFREELLHYSKRGHLFQISNFKDDSSPLAWDCSAWVRTYSLFLEERLECFRALNYDIESDRVSKSAPGVTKAYSKTRLLNTEELLDQLPALQQLLYRLVGCQPEGAACHNFLIQYALALVLKESFKIYCAINDGIINLVDMFFEMPKHNAVRALNIYKRAGQQAENLANFYGSCRNLDLARTFQFPILRQPPPSFLATMEEYIKEAPQTGSLSHKRLEYRETEEEAEEPEEAAPIEKQVEEVENKQEIVEILEEPEAKVEEEIEPLQLTQEPVDLLGLNEINPKAIELEQRNALALAIIQPGSDQLYTNSNALMEIGKSSGWELALVTAPSNINKPQPPETKMAGGFDKLLLDSLYEDNSSRRQLHLHNAGYSTGYGYEMAAQNVAFDQLHDPFAMSNSIAPPANVQMALMSQQEHTMMMNQQQMMQQHQYQHQDQHQHQQQNNMTMVPHNGYAAQYYQQPQQMGTSNPFGDPFSYPQSTLQHNGSHMLI from the exons ATGGAAAGCTTTAGAAAAGCCTATGGAGCCCTCAAGGACTCGACCACGGTTGGCCTCGCCAAGGTCAATAGTGAATTCAAG GATTTGGATATTGCAATTGTCAAGGCAACTAATCATGTTGAATATCCTCCAAAGGAACGGCATGTCAGAA GGATTTTTGCCGCAGTATCCATATCACGTCCCAGAGCTGATGTTGCCTACTGCATCCATGCACTTTCAAGAAGATTGGGAAAGACAAGAAATTGGATT GTGGCTATAAAGACTTTGATAGTTATTCACCGGACGCTAAGAGAGGGAGATCAAAGCTTCAGAGAAGAATTACTGCATTACTCCAAAAGGGGACATTTGTTTCAAATATCCAACTTCAAAGATGACTCTAGTCCTTTAG CTTGGGATTGTTCTGCTTGGGTTCGAACGTATTCGCTCTTCCTTGAGGAGCGACTGGAGTGTTTTAGAGCTTTAAACTACGATATAGAGTCTGATAgagtctcaaaatcagctccTGGAGTAACTAAG GCTTATAGCAAGACACGACTCTTGAACACTGAAGAGTTGCTGGATCAGCTACCTGCATTGCAACAACTTTTGTATCGACTTGTCGGTTGTCAG CCTGAAGGAGCAGCCTGTCACAATTTCCTCATCCAATATGCATTGGCCTTG GTTTTGAAAGAGAGCTTCAAGATATATTGTGCCATTAATGATGGGATTATTAATCTTGTTGACATG tTTTTCGAAATGCCTAAACATAATGCAGTTAGAGCTCTTAATATATACAAAAGAGCTGGACAACAG GCAGAAAATCTAGCCAACTTTTACGGGTCCTGCAGAAATTTGGATCTTGCTCGAACTTTTCAGTTCCCCATTTTAAGACAG CCTCCACCTTCATTTCTTGCGACTATGGAGGAATACATCAAGGAAGCACCTCAGACAGGTTCtttgtctcacaagagactg GAATATCGTGAGACAGAAGAAGAGGCAGAAGAGCCCGAAGAAGCAGCTCCAATCGAAAAACAAGTCGAAGAAGTTGAGAACAAACAAGAGATTGTTGAAATACTAGAAGAACCCGAGGCTAAggttgaagaagaaattgaacCACTACAATTAACCCAAGAACCTGTTGATCTACTG GGTTTGAATGAAATAAATCCAAAGGCCATTGAATTAGAACAAAGGAATGCATTGGCGCTCGCAATTATTCAACCTG ggAGTGATCAGCTGTATACGAATAGTAATGCATTAATGGAAATAGGAAAGAGTTCGGGATGGGAATTGGCTTTAGTGACAGCTCCAAGCAACATTAATAAACCCCAACCACCTGAAACCAAAATg GCTGGAGGGTTCGACAAGCTGTTACTCGACAGCTTGTACGAAGATAACTCGTCCAGGAGGCAACTACATCTGCACAACGCAGGTTACAGCACAGGCTACGGGTACGAAATGGCCGCACAGAATGTAGCATTCGATCAATTACACGATCCTTTCGCCATGTCAAACAGCATTGCGCCTCCGGCAAATGTGCAGATGGCACTGATGTCTCAGCAAGAACATACGATGATGATGAATCAACAGCAAATGATGCAGCAGCACCAGTACCAGCACCAGGACCAGCACCAGCACCAGCAGCAAAATAATATGACGATGGTGCCGCATAACGGGTATGCAGCGCAGTATTATCAGCAGCCGCAGCAAATGGGAACTTCGAATCCATTTGGTGATCCCTTTAGCTACCCGCAGAGTACGTTGCAGCATAATGGAAGCCATATGTTGATATAG
- the LOC142540112 gene encoding uncharacterized protein LOC142540112 gives MSPVPIETTMPETASCSGGLRRFGDFRGIRWRIDLGILPSSFSASIEDLRRDTANSRRRYASLRRKLLVDPHVAKDGGISPDLVMDNPLSQNPDSMWGRFFRNAELERMLDQDLTRLYPERGSYFQTSACQGMLRRILLLWCLKNPEYGYRQGMHELLAPLMYVLHVDVARLLEVRKLYEDQFADKFDGLTFHENDITYNFDFKKFSESMGHKNGLENSSAKANGLSELDPEIESIVLLSDAYGAEGELGVVLSEKFMEHDAYSMFDALMSGAGGAVAMTKFFSPSPFVNSHTGFPPVIEASAALYHLLSIADSSLHSHLVELGVEPQYFALRWLRVLFGREFSLENLLVVWDEIFSRENTKLSKAAGLDVESNIGVLNSHRGAFISAFAVSVVLNLRSSLLATENATACLQRLLNFPGDVTLVKLIAKAVSLQALALDSDLNSLQIQHDLYSSRTSVVARGHSLSLDLSSPRTPWKMVHESYWEEKWRVLHKEEESKKNGSSHQEVIKSKKGWSERVRSNLSRTESDPSPSRDCETMKSLMPSVKRSLLEDLARELGSDEEKAYVGSDEAVHENQVETKGQNATDQKLSSALSGAASEGNSSDYFEPQSIHGESDKENEQDRSSVASNSSVDENDAKTNDPESGGTNSPLPVPDPPIGHSPSFKQNEDSMEKSAMGAKQVKLLSGKFPWLRKFGRNANGGTFKRPPPPEVAKTSDSVSSGHEKDAKFIMADGYDGSCSTSHGDTVDQDVMVSLRNLGQSMLENIQMIESGLQLDRDQLGSPENLNNGFSSEGRVTATVALNELRKIGNLLSQM, from the exons ATGTCACCGGTTCCAATTGAGACTACTATGCCTGAAACGGCATCGTGTTCTGGAGGTTTGCGTCGTTTTGGAGATTTTAGAGGGATCCGATGGCGCATAGATTTGGGGATTTTACCTTCTTCCTTCTCCGCATCGATAGAAGATCTTCGCCGGGATACCGCCAATTCACGTAGGAG GTATGCTTCTTTGAGGAGAAAACTTCTAGTTGATCCGCATGTGGCAAAGGATGGGGGTATTTCTCCTGATCTTGTCATGGACAATCCTTTGTCACAAAACCCAG ACAGCATGTGGGGTCGCTTCTTTAGAAACGCTGAACTAGAGAGAATGCTTGATCAAGATTTGACACGCTTATACCCTGAAAGAGGTAGCTACTTTCAGACAAGTGCATGCCAAGGCATGCTAAGACGAATATTATTACTTTGGTGCCTTAAAAATCCAGAGTATGGCTACAGACAAG GTATGCATGAACTATTGGCTCCCCTGATGTATGTTCTTCACGTTGATGTGGCGCGCCTCTTAGAAGTGAGAAAGCTTTATGAAGACCAATTTGCTGACAAATTTGATGGcttaacatttcatgaaaatgacataacatataattttgaCTTCAAGAAATTCTCAGAATCGATGGGACATAAAAATGGGTTAGAAAACAGTTCTGCGAAAGCTAACGGCCTGAGTGAACTTGATCCAGAGATAGAAAGTATTGTTTTACTAAGCGATGCTTATGGAGCTGAAGGTGAACTTGGTGTTGTGTTATCTGAGAAATTTATGGAACATGATGCCTATTCGATGTTTGATGCTTTGATGAGTGGGGCTGGTGGTGCAGTTGCCATGACCAAATTTTTCTCTCCTTCTCCTTTTGTGAATTCCCATACTGGCTTCCCCCCTGTAATTGAAGCTTCCGCTGCACTGTATCATTTACTATCCATAGCCGATTCATCTCTTCACAGCCACCTTGTTGAACTAGGAGTAGAACCCCAATATTTTGCACTACGATGGCTACGTGTATTATTTGGTCGTGAATTTTCCTTGGAAAACCTTTTGGTGGTCTGGGACGAAATTTTTTCTCGTGAAAACACCAAGTTGAGCAAAGCAGCTGGTCTTGATGTTGAGTCCAATATTGGAGTTCTCAACTCGCATAGGGGAGCATTCATTTCTGCTTTTGCAGTTTCAGTGGTACTTAATTTAAGGTCTTCGTTGCTTGCTACTGAGAATGCGACTGCCTGCCTTCAGAGATTGTTGAATTTTCCTGGTGACGTAACTCTTGTCAAACTGATAGCAAAGGCAGTGTCGTTGCAAGCGCTGGCACTAGATTCGGATCTAAATTCCCTGCAAATTCAACACGACTTATATAGCAGTAGGACGTCAGTAGTTGCTCGGGGCCATAGTCTTTCTCTAGATTTAAGTTCTCCAAGAACTCCTTGGAAGATGGTTCATGAGAGCTACTGGGAAGAGAAATGGAGAGTTTTGCACAAGGAAgaagaaagcaagaaaaatGGCTCGAGTCATCAAGAAGTCATAAAAAGCAAAAAAGGTTGGTCTGAGAGAGTAAGATCGAACCTATCCAGAACCGAATCGGACCCTTCTCCTTCAAGAGATTGTGAAACTATGAAAAGTTTGATGCCGTCTGTAAAGAGAAGTTTGTTGGAGGATCTGGCCAGAGAGCTAGGATCAGATGAAGAGAAAGCATATGTCGGAAGTGATGAAGCAGTCCACGAGAATCAAGTGGAGACTAAAGGACAAAATGCTACTGATCAAAAGCTTAGCAGTGCATTGAGCGGTGCTGCAAGTGAAGGAAATTCTTCTGACTACTTTGAACCACAAAGTATTCATGGAGAAAGTGACAAGGAAAACGAACAGGATAGAAGTAGTGTTGCATCAAACTCGTCTGTTGATGAAAATGATGCTAAGACCAACGATCCTGAGTCAGGTGGAACAAACTCCCCTCTTCCGGTCCCAGATCCTCCTATTGGTCACTCTCCAAGTTTTAAGCAAAATGAGGACTCCATGGAAAAATCAGCTATGggggcaaaacaagtaaagctTCTATCTGGTAAATTTCCTTGGTTACGGAAGTTCGGAAGAAATGCCAATGGGGGAACATTTAAGAGACCACCACCGCCTGAAGTTGCGAAAACTAGTGACAGTGTAAGTAGTGGTCACGAAAAAGATGCTAAATTTATTATGGCTGATGGATATGATGGCTCATGTAGCACCAGCCACGGAGATACAGTCGACCAGGATGTGATGGTTAGCTTGAGGAATCTAGGTCAATCCATGCTCGAGAACATCCAG ATGATTGAATCTGGCCTCCAACTGGATCGGGATCAGCTGGGATCGCCAGAGAATTTAAACAATGGTTTTTCTAGCGAAGGACGAGTCACAGCCACGGTTGCACTCAATGAGCTTCGAAAAATCGGCAATCTTTTATCTCAGATGTGA